One window from the genome of Oryctolagus cuniculus chromosome 1, mOryCun1.1, whole genome shotgun sequence encodes:
- the KCTD21 gene encoding BTB/POZ domain-containing protein KCTD21, with protein sequence MSDPITLNVGGKLYTTSLATLTSFPDSMLGAMFSGKMPTKRDSQGNCFIDRDGKVFRYILNFLRTSHLDLPEDFQEMGLLRREADFYQVQPLIEALQEKEVELSKAEKNAMLNITLKKRVQTVHFTVREAPQIYSLSSSSMEVFNANIFSTSCLFLKLLGSKLFYCSNGNLSSITSHLQDPNHLTLDWVATVEGLPEEEYTKQNLKRLWVVPANKQINSFQVFVEEVLKIALSDGFCIDSSHPHALDFMNNKIIRLIRYR encoded by the coding sequence atgTCTGACCCCATCACACTGAATGTTGGGGGGAAGCTTTACACCACCTCACTGGCTACGCTGACCAGCTTCCCCGACTCCATGCTGGGTGCCATGTTCAGTGGGAAGATGCCCACCAAGAGGGACAGCCAGGGCAACTGCTTCATTGACCGTGATGGCAAAGTGTTCCGCTACATCCTCAACTTCCTGCGGACCTCGCACCTGGACCTGCCTGAGGACTTCCAGGAGATGGGCCTGCTCCGCCGGGAAGCTGACTTCTACCAGGTGCAGCCCCTGATTGAGGCACTGCAGGAGAAGGAGGTGGAGCTCTCCAAGGCAGAGAAGAACGCCATGCTCAACATCACACTCAAGAAGCGGGTTCAGACGGTCCACTTCACTGTGCGTGAGGCACCCCAGATCTACAGCCTGTCGTCCTCCAGCATGGAGGTCTTCAATGCCAACATCTTCAGCACCTCTTGCCTCTTCCTCAAGCTCCTAGGCTCCAAGCTCTTCTACTGCTCCAACGGCAATCTCTCCTCCATCACCAGCCACTTGCAGGACCCCAACCACCTGACTCTGGACTGGGTGGCCACTGTGGAGGGCCTGCCAGAGGAAGAGTACACCAAGCAGAACCTCAAGAGGCTGTGGGTGGTGCCCGCCAACAAGCAGATCAATAGTTTCCAGGTCTTCGTGGAGGAAGTGCTGAAAATTGCTCTGAGTGATGGCTTCTGCATCGATTCTTCTCACCCACATGCTCTGGATTTTATGAATAATAAGATTATTCGATTAATACGGTACAGGTAA